A region of the Vigna unguiculata cultivar IT97K-499-35 chromosome 9, ASM411807v1, whole genome shotgun sequence genome:
CGATGACCGGATACAGGATGAAGTTTAGTTTAGTACTTGGATTGTCTTCTTTTTAAGTGTTGTTTTACTGTTTCGGATTAAAacttaaatgaatattgaaaactACGATTATAGGTTGTGATGATCGAAAAGGAAATCTGttctgaaaaaaaagaaaagaaaagaaatgcaGGGTGATTGTATGAGTAACTATTCATATTACAAAATTTGAGGAAGTTGAAGAAAATGTACAAGAGGTGAATGGCTCTGCTGcattagatactaatttactgAAGAACacaagagagagaaaagaaggaGGAAGTAAGTGTTATCTAGGCCCTGAAAGACGAACTGCAGAGAGGTAAGCATCACTGTTACAGTCTGAGGGAGCAGAAGAGGTGGCCCCTTCACTGGAGGATTTGAAGACAGTGGCATAAAGGCGAGAACCCAAGAAAGAAGTGGTTGGAGGGTTAGGAACAGGGCAAAGACCCTCCAACATTTGGACAACTCTACTCATTGATGGCCTCATTGACATGTCTTCCTGTATGCACCACAATGCAACTTTTATAGCACATTGAAACCTCTCATCATTCTCGTCAATTCTCAACTCCGAGTCAAATATATCcctcaccttcccttcttccaTCATTTTGAACGCAAAAGTTGGGAAATGGGATTTCTCTGAAGACTCACCAGGATCATAGTTTTTCCTTCCCCCGATGATCTCCAACAGCACCATCCCGTAGCTGTAAACATCACTTTTCTCTGATATAGCGTAGTTTGTTATCCACTCCGGCGCAAGATAGCCCCTCGTGCCCCTCAGTGTTGTGAAAACATGGCTTTGTTCTCGATTCATGAGCTTCGCCAGCCCAAAATCAGAAACCTTCGCCATGAAGTGTTCATCCAGAAGAACGTTTTCTGGTTTTATGTCACAATGAACAATCTTCGAGTCACAATCTTCGTGCAGATAAGCAAGCCCTTTTGCCGTTCCCAGAGCTATGTTGAACCTAGTATCCCAATCCAACAGAAACTCACCTTTGTTTTTCTTGAATATCCATTTATCCAAGGAGCCATTAGGCATGTACTCGTATGCAAGAAGCCTGTGAGTTCCATCAGCACAGAATCCCTTAAGCCTCACCAAATGGAGGTGATGAATGCTGCCAATGATGCTAACTTCAGCCCTGAACTCTTTCTTTCCTTGTCCAATACTTTCCAATTTCTTCACTGCTATTTGAGTTCCATCTGCTACAACTCCCTTATACACTGACCCGAAACCCCCTTGCCCAAGCTTCACAGAAAAGTTATTGGTGGCAGTTTCAAGGTCCTTGTAGCTGTAACGGATTGGCATACCGGTTAAATTCTCCAAGAAATTGGCCTCTTCTGAGCCATCTGAAGGAGACTCAGGCACCCTTTGCTTTCTTCTTTGGTATCTAACTCCCCAAAAGACCAGACCACAAATGACAAAAAAGGTTACTAAGACAATGATCACAACAACTATGGTGTGCTTATTGCCACTTCCACCGCCCCCAGAACCCGACCCAGAACCTCCTTCACTCGACACCTTGATATAAGAAACATAACCAGGATCAGAAGCAGGTTTCTCAAAGCTTCCTACACTGTCCAACAAGAAGCAATTCCCCGAACTTCTCTGGAAGAACATGGCAAGGCAAGAACAGTTTCCACGGCAAGATGTTTGGCAACCGGCCAAATCGGTTTTGGAAAACGGTTGAAGAAATTGAAGCGCAAAGTAATCGAGTCCATCATCAGCTTTAACCAACTGAATGGATTTTCCTGAGTCACCACCACAAGGAGAGTCAAAACCAGGTTTGCAACTAGGAATAACAGAAGGGCAGCTACACCTCTTGTTACCCGTGCATATGGAATACGCATCACAAGGTTCTGGAGTACTGCAAGAATCTTCCGGAATTGTTTCAGAAGCAGCATTTGACCCTCCATTGCTGAGGGTGTAGAAGGTGATGAAGCCATCACTCCCCAAAACAGCAATCCAAGTCGAATTTGAGTCTTGACCTGAAGAGAAAATGAACTGCGACAGCAGCGATTTGCTCTTGTCATAGAACCTCCATGAGTTTCCACTAATGCTTGCTGAAGCCACTTCATCGCCGCCCTGGTTGATGATTCTGCGGCTGTCCGTCTGCATAGTCCAATAAGGCTGCGGAGTTTGAAAACTTGCGGAGAGAACAACGATGCCAGACTTGATCTCAAGAACATGGGTCAAGTGGTTGGTGCTAGGATCACTGACGAGTTTCATTCCCTCTGTGAATTCCTGAGTTGGCAGCAAAGTATCTGTTGGATGGCCGAAACTCTGCCAAATCACTGTACTATTATCACTCCCAAGCAAAACCAAATTCCCAGTGTCACGCAATTCCATTGAAGAAACCCCTCTGCCGCTCGTGTTCGTGGACCAGACCACGGTTCCATCTTTCTGCAACAAGGCGTTGCCCTTGTCATCAAACACAAAGTTGTCGGAATTAGCAACAGGAACTGCTCTATTAGCAGTCCAAACGACCCTGGAAGTGTCCACGTGGATGATTGAGAGTAGAAACAAGGTGGTGTCATTCGCTGTGGTCACAAAGCCAAACGAAAATTGTCCCTCGTTTGATACGAGGAATTGGCCATTTCTGTCAATCCAATTCATTTGAGAACCCTTTATCCCCCCGGCGGAGATCCTTCCGGTATATTGATTCGCAGCCAAACAAACATTGCACAAAAGGAAAAGGGTGCCCACAATATGCAAGAAAAACCAATGTTTTCCCATGTTCACCCAACAGCGAATATGGAAATCAAACGAACaggtaagaaataaaattcatctgaaagaaagaaaaaaaatctaaccgCTAGCAGTACGAGCGCAACCACCCAAAATAGAATAAGAAGTAAAGAGAAGATCTTTCTGGCGGTGTTATCTTTAATTCAATGCTTTATCAAGGCCATGCAACATaaggagaaagaagagaagagaaagatgaACACAGCAAAAGGGGTAAGAAGAAAACAGGATTGACCAaacaataagaataaaagatgaATTTTAATACAATGAATAGTGATTTAACACGTGAGAAAACGGAGTGTGAGCATTGGGCAAGAGGGTGATTGAAAAGGAAGTGTGGAACGGAAGGGTGGATACGGCACGGCGGGTTTGTGGTTATGGAGGAGCAGAGAAAGAAGGGAAGAGAGGGGAAGAAAAAGTCAACAATGACAACTGGAGAAAGTACTCATGGTTTGACCATGAGTCTATCTGTCTCAGTGTCTGTGGCACgtgaaaagagagagagataaATAGATAGAAAGATGAAGTTGGAAACAGAAGaacaatgaatgaatgaatgaaggtGTTTGTATTTGTATATAGCAGCTTGGTGGATGAAATGGTTTCAGACTTTGGATCTGACTTTGGTTGTCTCTGTACTTTACAGCTAATTCTGGTTTAGGAACCGTGAAAAGCATTTAAGGAAGGTGTCTTCTTccattttaaattcatttttcttgGATTCATGGATTCACCCATGATTCGATAACAATCACTCATaaccaaataaatataagaaactTTTTAGCCTATTTCCAACTCTGAATATTAAGATAATAACTTTTAACCTATTTCTAACTTTTTATTAacagtttttcttttctattcctAATGACTctgtaatcttttttttctttggtcaAGATAACTCTGTTCCGCTTTGAcaaaattcttctttttttttatataatttcaatgCAAATGGTGACATGGTTAAATTAAACAACTCTGCAATCGGTTCATCCCTTGGTGGTTGTGTTATCATTCTTTTTGTACACGGAAAAcaacttaaaagaatatttttttcatagtcGAGAGGACAATGATTAAtagtttcattatttatttacttaggtctgtaattaataaaaaattaattaaatctttGATTTCTAATAAAGTAACAATATAATGTTATGTATCCAATTGATAGCAAATAAATAGTAAGGATTTTGATTTtgctataatataatttatgtcAAATTTGTAGTGATGATTTATTTAACTGTCAACTTCAGTTCCAAccgaaaaaataattacattatcgtatttaaatatgattaaatatttattaacctTAAAATGTTTGCATCAATGTTTATTACAAATGGCTCTTTAgttaaagtagaaaaaaaaataacctcCATTATTTTTCTTCCTCTAATTATACTCTTATGAAATCAGCATTGAAAAAAGGCACCAGGCCTTTGAAAAAATGCAGGAAGCCTGATGTTTGTAATAAATATTCcaataattatcaaaatgaaaGGAAAGAGATAAGGATAGCATGTACCAGTATCAAAAATAGATCATTAAAATCCTCATTATATTAAAGGTgttattaaaaactttaattacgTGTTATATATCATTTGATATACACACGTCTTCAAATCTCAAGATTTAAGAGTATTATTGATTATAGTTTATGCACTTACACTAACACGTGTTAGTGACTAATATGTGATACATCATTCATACGTATGCATTAGCCAATAAAAACGTTGGAATAATCAGttcttgtattttattattaaatgcaaATGAATCCACAAAACATGCACTGTTTGGACACAGAGTATTATAATGCAACCTGctttctaactttttttatttatttattttatctcttcttCCGTTTAC
Encoded here:
- the LOC114163840 gene encoding G-type lectin S-receptor-like serine/threonine-protein kinase SD2-5, translating into MGKHWFFLHIVGTLFLLCNVCLAANQYTGRISAGGIKGSQMNWIDRNGQFLVSNEGQFSFGFVTTANDTTLFLLSIIHVDTSRVVWTANRAVPVANSDNFVFDDKGNALLQKDGTVVWSTNTSGRGVSSMELRDTGNLVLLGSDNSTVIWQSFGHPTDTLLPTQEFTEGMKLVSDPSTNHLTHVLEIKSGIVVLSASFQTPQPYWTMQTDSRRIINQGGDEVASASISGNSWRFYDKSKSLLSQFIFSSGQDSNSTWIAVLGSDGFITFYTLSNGGSNAASETIPEDSCSTPEPCDAYSICTGNKRCSCPSVIPSCKPGFDSPCGGDSGKSIQLVKADDGLDYFALQFLQPFSKTDLAGCQTSCRGNCSCLAMFFQRSSGNCFLLDSVGSFEKPASDPGYVSYIKVSSEGGSGSGSGGGGSGNKHTIVVVIIVLVTFFVICGLVFWGVRYQRRKQRVPESPSDGSEEANFLENLTGMPIRYSYKDLETATNNFSVKLGQGGFGSVYKGVVADGTQIAVKKLESIGQGKKEFRAEVSIIGSIHHLHLVRLKGFCADGTHRLLAYEYMPNGSLDKWIFKKNKGEFLLDWDTRFNIALGTAKGLAYLHEDCDSKIVHCDIKPENVLLDEHFMAKVSDFGLAKLMNREQSHVFTTLRGTRGYLAPEWITNYAISEKSDVYSYGMVLLEIIGGRKNYDPGESSEKSHFPTFAFKMMEEGKVRDIFDSELRIDENDERFQCAIKVALWCIQEDMSMRPSMSRVVQMLEGLCPVPNPPTTSFLGSRLYATVFKSSSEGATSSAPSDCNSDAYLSAVRLSGPR